CTTGTAGGTGCACCCAGACCTTGCCATCTCCTCCAAGGCCATGAGCATCATGAACTCCTTTGTCAACGACATGCTTGAGCAACTGGCCTCGGAGGCCTCGCGCCTGGCCCAGTACAGCCACCGTGCCACCATCACCAGCCGTGAGGTGCAGGCGGCTGTCAGGCTCCTGGTGCCCGGCGAGCTGGCCAAGCATGCAGTCTCTGAGGGCACCAAGGCCGTCACCAAGTACACCAGCAGCAAGTGACCAACTGGACCCCAGTGAAATCAGCCTGAGCCTTGCTGCTTCTCTTACAGGAGTTGGTATTTGGTCTTATTCaactgaaaaagcaaaaagtctgcctttaaataaagaaatgcaTAGAAGCCCAGATCATGTGTTTAATCTTTGCATCACAAACTGTGAGGCAGTTTAAACTATGGCCATGGAGATTGTTTGGTAGGGCTGGAAGAATAGCTGTTGTTTGAAAGCCACCACATACAACTAGGAGCAGAGACCACAGGGTGTGCCTGGGGGAAAGCTGGGGTCATTATGGGAAGCATAGTGGTTCTCTGAAGTTCTCCAAACTCCTTACTACAGCTTTCAGATTTCTGACTGCTAAAAACTTCTGTTGCCTCTGACTTTCCTGCTGTCCTTCAACTGCTTCCTAATTTTGGTGGGTCTTTCTGCCCAAGTTATCTGTTTATGCTGGTCAGAGTAAATGCTAAATCTCTCTGGGTCAGTAGGATGAAGTTAGCAGTGGGTAAAGGGTTTTTCTAACGTTTGTAAGCTATTTTCAAAGTTGTTgttctttgtttggttttctttgtttttctggtgGGCTGTGGGAATGAGTGTGAGTTTTTCCTTGTTAGctgtttttgtggtttgttcttgttgctgctgttgtttggtttgggttttgttgtttttgtttaggTGTTTTCTTCTGGTGaaaactttttccttttctgggaGAGGCAGAACCAAAGCAAAATGAGCTTCACtgacaagaaaaacaaactgttttctttctagACATGTGGCCATCATCTCTGCTTGCTTTCAGTGGTTTTAAAGAGAACCTTGGTGCTGCCTCAGGGTCTGTGGTGGAGTGAAGAAAAGATGTGGCTCATGTTCTGGATTGAGATGTGGTGGAGATCATAGAATagtttcagttggaagggaccttaaagcccatccagttccacttccctgccatgggcagggataccttccactagaccaggttcctCCAAACCTTGTctgacctggccttgaatgcttgGGACATCCataacttctctggacaacctgctcCAATGCCTTTTGCCAGCTTCATGTTGGGACTGGATGCCTGGTTCTAATGTCTTATCTTCACAGCCAATATCAGGGCAGGAGTACCAGGAGGAACCAGAGCTGTGTTAAGTTCCAAGGTGACAGTAAGTGGGGCAGTCCTGGATTTCACAAGCTTGTGAGGTGCTGCTGAGTCTCATGAGCTATGGAGCTGTGACAGATGCTGATCTCTGATGGGGGTCAGCCTGGCTTGGTAGAGTATGGGCCAGGCAAGGTGTATGTGATGCTTCTAGGGAGAATACAGGagacagcagcactgagcatcTTGCCttcagctccatccctgctgctaCAGAGTGGGGCTGgctgagggagggaaggggctgTACTGGGTGTCCTGTTTCCTTTTGGCTATAGGACAGCATTGAAGAGCAATCTCTTCATTGTGTCTGGCCTGCAAGCCAGAACTGGACTTGAGCAGAGGTGTGGGCTGCAATTCTTTTCCTCTCTAACCCATGtggtggctgtgctttgggaagAGGCTGTGTGGCTGGTGCCAGAGGCAGAGCGGCTGTGGGGATGCTCAGCTGCGTGCATGGATTGAAGGCAGGAGAGTCCAGCCAAGGAGCAGGATGCTGAGCAGGCTCCATTTGCATCAGGTGGGCAGCTCATCTCCTTGCTGAATCTGTTCTATTGCTCTCTAGGCCATGTCTGCACTTGTGTTCTGATCTGCTTAAGGTGAAGAGAGGCAAGTTTTGCCTTGATCCATAATTGTGGAAAGGAGTTAGGTTCTAAACATACCTGAAAGTGAGATTAAAACATAAATGAGATTAGATGTTGGGATACAAAGCAAtaattcaactttttttttcataaaggaaatagaaaagaaggaaaatgccaAGAATAATAATGAAAAGCATAGGAAAGGGGCTACCACCACCATGGGTCCAGAGCTGGCTTGTAGAGTGCAATGGGGGAGATCTGTGTTGGGTGCAATGGGTCTTTCCCGGGTGAAGTCCCTCTGAGAGCTGATAAGCAAgccagagaggcagcagagccatggcAGCCAGGCCAGCAGGGTGGGGCATGAAACGCCTCGAAGTAGCAGCCAGGACAGTGAAGGACAGCAAACGCAAAGAGTTTGACACCTTGTAGATTTTGCAGCCCCTGTGGCAAGTTAGGCACTTGTTTATAGAGGGTGTTGAAAGCAGCAATATCACATGCACCTCTTAGCAACAGCAGATCTGCAGAGAACTTCATCTTTGCACGCTTAATTTTCATTGGCTGCTTGTTGGTATCTGGCGAAGTTTGCCTGATGTATCAGAAGTTTATTACTTTGTTGCCTGCTCTATCAAATACAAGCTCTTTTAATGACCTTCCAAGAGGGTGCctcattttctaaaataaagcaGTCTCTGGTTTTTGTTGGACGCAGTTCAAAACTTTAACTTTCAAACATTTATCTTTGAGGAGGCAATGGAGAAACATTCCTTGCTTTTTACTCGTTCACTACAGCTTACTCCCCtttccagcagctctcccagctgtggGATGTGCAGCCATGCTCTCTGAGGGATGGAGAATGCTGAGGAGCAGCCTGGAGTTGCAGttctcctcctgccctggagATGGGTCTCTCTGACTATCTGATCTCAGATCCATTTCTGCTGCATGGGCAGGAGCCCCGCGTTACCCAGCTCGGAGCAGGCTGCCTGGGGGCCTGGAACTTTCTTCTCCGGTACCCTGGCTCTCTTGGCAGATACATGGCTGGCTGCGTGGGTAAGGTGCTGATTTATGGTGAAGCGAGTGGCTGTCTCCTGGAGATCTCTGATAGAGCATCGAGCACCGGGTGAGCCCCAGAGGAGTGAAGATTCAAGGGGGTAGGTGCTTGATTCTCCAGTACTCCACTTCTGCATCCTGCTTCATGTCACACCCCCTTTTTCACCCTCATCCCCAAGACTTGAAGAATGGAG
This genomic interval from Aphelocoma coerulescens isolate FSJ_1873_10779 chromosome 2, UR_Acoe_1.0, whole genome shotgun sequence contains the following:
- the H2BK1 gene encoding histone H2B type 2-K1, whose translation is MSSEPLKKEGHAAASGDKRSKRKPKRKEAFSVYIYKVLKQVHPDLAISSKAMSIMNSFVNDMLEQLASEASRLAQYSHRATITSREVQAAVRLLVPGELAKHAVSEGTKAVTKYTSSK